Part of the Arthrobacter sp. MMS18-M83 genome is shown below.
TCCGTTCCGGTGATCGTTCCCTCCCCCGCAAGGCCGAACTCGACGGCGGTCCGCAGCTCCTGCTCGCGCAGCCAGAACACGTCGGCGGCCCGGCTGATGACTCCGGAGCCGGCCAGTCGTTGTCCGAGCTCAAGCAGCATCCGCCGAATCAGGGGCCAGGCCAGCCCGACGTCGGCCAGGGCGTCCTCGCGGATCGGTGCGGACTTCTGCGCCCACCGGAGCAGACGGAGGAACGCGGCCCGGCGGTTCCGCCCGAGCCGGCCTTGCCGAAGCCGGGCAAGCATTCGTTCGGTTTCGTCCTCCCGCCGGGCGGCCGAAAGGCGCTGGCGCTCGTGCGGGTCGTTGCCCTGTCCCCGTAGGTAAAACTTGACCGTGTCCAGCAGCGCCGCAGGATCGTCGGCCGGGAGAGGGCTGAGGAAGTCAAGGTTGTAGACCGCATGGCCGAACCGGTCGAGGTGGGCCTGGAAGCGTGGATGCCATTGCTCCCAAAGCGCTTGATCCATGCCGGCAGGCGGGAGCCCGGTGCGCTGTGACTCGGCCAGCGTCGCCGTCGACTCTTTGAGGATCGCCGGGGCCAGCCCCTGAACTTCCCGGGCCCAGCCTGCGAGGTCGTACAACGACTTCTCCGCCCGGATCGGTTCGCTGTCGTAGCCCAGGAGGAATGTTTCGGCCGGGGGATCTCCTTGGCGCCGAACGAGTTTGTCGTAATAGGCCCGGAAAGAGATTTCGCTCACCGCGGCGATCGGAATGACTGACTCCACGGCCGTGTAGTAGACGGTCCCCGCATCGAGCAACGTCCGGACGCCCTCAAGCAGTTCCCCACCCGAGAGCTCCCCTATCGACTTTTCCGACCATCCTTTGATCACCTGCCGGTAGCGGGGATGAGAATTCCCGCCAGCCATCTACGCCCATGTGCGCCTCGCCGCGAGCCAGGGCGAGCATAGCCGCCGGCGCCTTGCCCATCACCCGCCACATTCCTGAGGTGCGGTAGTAGTAGTAGGCGTAACCGTTGACCGTTGGCAGTCCAACGTCGCCGTCCCGGACGACGTCACTGCCGACGGCTTCGTTCATTAAGGCTTTGAGCGACCGGGTCACCGAGCCGTCAATGAGGTCGGCGAACAGCGGCGAGAGCGGGTCCGGCAGTTGTTCCACGATGCTCGCCCGGAAATAAAGTCCTTTCGGATAGGGCACGGGCCAGGTATCCGGGATGTCAGCCGCAGGTTCAGGCAGTGCCGTGATGGGCCGGGACTGCAGGATGAAAAATTCGCCGCCATCCCGTGCCCACTCGATGTCCTGCGGGACTCCGAAATGATCGGCAATCCGGGTCCCGTAGCGGGCCAGCGCGGCCGCCGCGCCGTCGTCGAGCACTGGCTGGTTCCGGCGAGCGGCCGGCACCGGTTGCTCTGTGGTTCCTTGGCCGCCCCCCGCGTAGACAGTCATCGTCTCCTTGTCTGCCGTCCGCCGCGACAGCACCCGCTCAGTCCCGGCATCGACGACGACGTCGTCCGTGGTGACGGTTCCGCTGACCACGGACTCCCCCAGGCCCCACGCGGCACCGATCACAATCTGGTCACGCCGCCCGTTGGAGGGATTGGCCGTGAACATGACCCCGGCAGCCTCGGCCTCGACCATCTGCTGGACCACGACCGCCAGGCGCACAGCTTCCGGTCCGATGCCTTCACGGACCCGGTAGGCCATGGCACGCGCCGTCCACAGCGAAGCCCAGCAATCTCTCACCGCGACGGCCAAGGCTTCCGCGCCACGGATGTTGAGGTAGGTTTCCTGCTGTCCGGCGAAGCTGGCCGAGGCGAGGTCCTCGGCCGTGGCAGAGGAGCGAACAGCTACGGCCTCGTCCCCGTTGCCGAGGCTTCGATAGGCCGCGCCAAGCTCGTCGGCCATCCCGGTGGGCATGGTGCCGCCTGCAAACAGGGCCCGGATCCGCTCCGAGGCGTCTTCGTAGTCCTGCGGCGTGGCTTGCGGCGACAGTGCGGCCAGTTCCTGGATGCCCGCTCCAAGGTGATTGGCATCCACAAAAGCCGAATAGGCTGCGGTGTTCAAGACAAACCCTGGAGGGACCGGCACCCCCGCCTGGACCAGGCCGCCCAGGCCAACACCCTTGCCACCGGCCATGGCGAGATCGGCGCTTCCCACATCGCGTAAGTTGTAGATGTATGTCACAACCGTGCGTCCATTCTGCCCGCGGCCGGGCCCCATTGAATTGACCCTGATTCCCAACATACTGGCACGCCCACGGGCAAGAGGCCATGGCTCACGGTTGCATCAGGCGGCGGCCGGATCGCCGCCCACCGTGCCGGAAGACGAGCATGCTCAGGCGGGGCGCCCCTTGTCCCTGCCCCGGACACCGGGTGTAATGGACGCACGACGGCGACTCCCGCCGTCGTGCGTCGAAGGAGCCGCTATGTTCGCCAGCCCTTACCCGGACGTCGAGATTCCCGAAGCCACTCTGTACGACTACCTGTTCGGCGGGCTAAGCGTTGAGGACCTGGACCGGGTCGCCCTCATAGACGGCACGGCTGGCGGCGAAACGACGTACCGCGAGCTTGTTACGCGCATCGATGCGCTCGCCGGCTGGCTCGCTAGCCAGGATGCCGGGCCGGGAACCACCGCGGGACTGTTCTGCCCCAACATCCCGGCGTTCGCCGTCGTCTTCCACGGGATCCTCCGCGCGGGCGCCGCCGTCACCACCGTCAACGCGTTGTACACCGCCGATGAAGTCGGCCGCCAGCTTGTCGACGCTGGTGCCTCGTGGCTCTTCACCGTCTCGCCGTTCCTTGAGCGGGCCCGAGCCGCGGCGCAGGCGGCCGGCATACCGGCCGAGCGGCTCGTGGTGCTCGACGGCGGCGACGCGGCCGCCGCTGCCGGACATCCTTCCCTCGCCGAAGCGCTCGGCGCGGGCCTCCCCGCTCCGGACGTGCGCGTCGACCCCCACGCCACGGCCGTCATCCCCTATTCCTCGGGCACGAGCGGCATCCCAAAGGGCGTCATGCTGAGCCAGTACAACCTCGTGGCGAACGTTGCCCAGAACAGCGGCTTCGGGTTGACTCCCGACGATGTGCTGCTCGCCGTCCTCCCGTTCTTCCATATCTATGGCCTGACCGTCCTGCTCAACCTCGCCTTCGCCGAGCGCGCGCAACTCGTGACGATGCCGAAGTTCGACTTCCCGGAGTTCCTGCGGATCACCCAGGACTACCGCTGCACCTACCTGTTCATCGCCCCGCCGATCGCGGTTCCGCTCGCGAAGCACCCGCTCGTCGACCAGTACGACCTCTCGTCCGTCCGCGTCGTGGTCTCCGGAGCGGCGCCGCTCGACGGCAAATTGGGCGCCGCCGTCGTGCGTCGTCTCGGGTGCGTCATGCTTCAGGGATACGGCATGACCGAACTCAGTCCGGTGTCCCATTCAATTCCCCTTCAGGACGCGAACACTGTTCCCCTTGATTCCGTTGGTTACCCCATCCCGAACACGGAGTGCAAGCTCCTCGACATTGCCACCGACGAAGAGATCCCGCTGCCCTCCGAGGGGGAGACCGGGCGCGGCCAGCTCCTGGTCAGAGGTCCGCAGGTCATGCTCGGCTACCTCAACCGGCCGGACGCGACGGCCGCCACGATCGACCCGGATGGTTTCCTCCGCACGGGCGACATCGCGACGGTTACGGCCGGCGGCGTCGTGACGATCGTCGACCGGCTCAAGGAGCTCATCAAGTACAAGGGCTACCAGATCGCGCCCGCCGAACTCGAAGCACTCCTGCTCACCCACCCCCGGATTGCGGACGCCGCGGTCATCGGAGTGCCGGCGGACGACGGCGAGGAGGTGCCGAAGGCGTTCGTCGTCCGGCAGGCCGGGGCCGAGCTGGGTGACGAGGACGTCATGGTGTTCGTGGCCGAGCACGCTGCGCCGTTCAAGCGCGTGCGGTTCGTCGAGTTCGTTGACGCGATTCCCAAATCGGCGTCGGGGAAGATCCTTCGGCGGGAGCTTCGCGCGCGAGGCTAATGACGCGTACCGGCGACGATGCGAAGGACTTCGCAGGCCGTTTCTTCCCATCGCGGCAACACCTGGCTGGCTGCCGCAGCCGCATCCTGCCATCTCTTCCTCAGCGCCGAATCGCTGAGCCATCTTTGGAGCATCTCCGCCAAAGATCCGGTTCCCGGGGCAAGATCGATTGCTTCGCCGGCCCCGTGGGCTCCGAGCGCTTCGACGGCGCCGGTCCCCTTGCGAACCACTACCGGTATACCGTAAGCCAGCGATTCCTGGACGACCATGCCGAAGGACTCAGAATGCGAGACCAGCAAACTGAGATCCGCGCGGAGCCACTGTTCCTCCAAAGCCGGACCGGAATGTTCGCCTCGTAGTTCCACGCGTTTCTCGAGTCCATGCCGAAAGATGCGCTCTCGCACGGCCGATGCGTAGGACGGATCAGCGGTTGTGGAACCCACAATCGCCGCTGTCCAGGCCAGATCCTTGATCCGCGCCAACGCCTCGACAAACAGGATCTGGTCCTTGTTGGGAAGCAGGGCACCAACCATGATGAAGTGCGGCGCCTCCGAAGCCCCGGACGGTCCTGGCTTTCCTCCAGGTCCCCGGGGAATTGCCCGCTTGCCAGGGCGATCTGCGCCGGCGGTCGCTGCATGCACGTTTGGCAGGCCGCACCGTTTGGCGGCTTCGGCGGTACCGGAACCGGTGCAAAGAAGACCGGTCGCGGCGCGGAGTGCACGCATTTCAAGGTCCAGTTCTCCGGAAACGGGCATGTGGAGCAACACCCAGACCCTGCGCCCGGCAGCGGTAGCGGTCTCGATTTCCGTGGGCGCTCCCGTGGCAATCAGGCCATCGACAATGCAGATGGACAAATTGTCTCCGGCGAGCGCCGCGGCTAGATGGCTCTTGTCCGTGGCGGTTCCGGAAGGCCAGCCACCGTCAAGGCTGTGGACGGCGACTTCCGCGCCTTGGGCACGGAGGGATTCAACCAACCTCGCGTTGTAGATGTTGCCGCCGGAACGGTGGCGCACGTTGGCCGGCACGATCATGCGGACCTTGACCAAGGGCTTTCCCTCCATTCACGCCGGTGAATTACTTGCCCGGCCCACCCAACCGCGCCTTTTCTCGGGCATGACGCAACTATATCGATGGGGGCTTGCACTTCCGGTACTTAGCGATACTATGTATCAGTAGCTAGTGACACTGAGTAGTCGAGGAGAAGTCCAATGGGCAAGCAGATGACGGAGATGCTCAGGGGGACACTGGAGGGCATCGTTCTTGCCCTCCTGACCGGGAACCCTGCGTACGGGTACGAAATCACTGCGCTGCTCCGGGCGAAGGGCTTCTCCGATATTGCAGAGGGCACCGTCTACGCACTGCTCGTCAGGATCGAGCAGAAAGGCCTCGTCGACGTCGAGAAGCGTCCGTCCGAGAAAGGACCCCCACGCAAGGTGTACTCGCTCAACGAGCAGGGCAAGAAAGAACTGGACGAATTCTGGAACACGTGGAGTTTCCTGTCCGAACGACTGGAACAGCTCCGAAAAGGAGGAAAGTAACATGGCCGCAGGGTGGATCGAGCAGCTTACGGGATCGCTCGAACAGAAGAAGCAGTACCGGCAGTACAAGACCCGCGTGGAGCGGCTTCCCGCCGACTATCGCGCGGCGGCGACCGCGCTGGAGCGGTACCTGATGTACTTCGGGGCCATCACCAAGGGCGATGTGCTGGTGTCGATGCTCGGCGATCTCGCCGACCTCTTCGAGCAGAGCGCCGCGGACGGAACGCCGATCCGCGAAATCGTCGGTAACGACCCCGTCGAGTTCGCGGAAACGTTCATGCAAAACTACACGGGCGGTCAGTGGATCAACAAGGAACGCGAGCGCCTGATCAAGGCGATCGACGCGGCCGCAGGCGAAGTTGCAGAGGAGAAGGACTCATGACCAGTGCATCCATCACCCGCGAACCCGCAATCCGCGTGCAGGGCATGGAAAAGTCCTACAAGGATTTACACGTACTGCGCGGCGTGGACTTCGACGTGGCACCGGGGACCATTTTCGCCCTCCTCGGCTCAAACGGGGCAGGAAAGACCACGGTGGTGAATATCCTGTCCACACTGCTCAAGGCCGACGCTGGGACCGCCAGCGTCAACGGCTTCGATGTCGCCACGCAAGCTGCGGAGGTGCGGGAGTCCATCAGCCTCACCGGACAGTTCGCGGCCGTCGACGAAATCCTCAGCGGGCGGGAGAACCTCGTGCTGGTCGCCCGGTTGCGGCACCTCAAGGATCCACGGACAATCGCGGCTGACCTGCTCGATCGTTTCTCGCTGACTGACGCGGCCGCACGGAAGGTCGCGACGTATTCGGGTGGCATGCGCCGCCGCCTCGACATAGCGATGAGCCTCATCGGGACTCCGCCCGTCATCTTCCTCGACGAGCCGACCACCGGGCTCGACCCCCAGGCGCGCATCGAGGTGTGGCAGGCCGTCAAGGAACTCGCCGGGCGCGGCACGACGGTGCTGCTCACGACGCAGTATCTGGATGAGGCCGAACAACTCGCCGACCGGATCGCGATCCTCCACGAGGGCCGGATCATTGTGAACGGCACCCTCACCGAGCTCAAGCAGCTGCTCCCGCCTGCCAAGGTGGAATATGTCGAGAAGCAGCCGACCCTCGAGGACGTCTTCCTCGCCATAGTCGGTGACAACGACAACGACGACGCCGTGACCGCGGCCACGGCGCGAGCGAGTAAGGAACTACGATGACCACGCATTTCTTCGGCGACACCGCGGTCCTGCTGGGACGATCCCTTCGACACATCGCGCGCAGCATGGACACCATCATCACGACCGCCATCATGCCGATCGCCTTCATGCTGCTGTTCGTCTATGTTTTCGGCGGCGCGATCAACTCTGGCTCGGATTCATATGTGAGCTACCTACTGCCCGGCATTCTGCTCATCACGATTGCCTCGGGCATCTCCTACACGGCGTATCGGCTCTTCCTGGATATGAAAAGCGGCATTTTCGAGCGATTCCAGTCCATGCCGATCGCACGGTCGTCCGTGCTTTGGGCGCACGTGCTGACCTCACTTGTCGCCAATCTGATCTCGCTCGTGGTTGTCGTGCTCGTCGCACTGCTCATGGGCTTCCGTTCGGGGGCGGGAGTGCTGGCCTGGCTCGCGGTCGCGGGCATCCTGGTCCTGTTCATCTTGGCGTTGACGTGGATCGCCGTCATCCCCGGTCTCACCGCGAAGTCCGTGGACGGCGCGAGCGCGTTCTCCTACCCGCTCATCTTCCTGCCGTTCATCAGCTCGGCGTTCGTGCCCACGGCCACGATGCCCGGCCCGGTGCGCGCCTTCGCTGAGCACCAGCCGGTGACGTCCATCGTCAACGCGCTCCGGGACCTGTTCACGGAACAGCCTGTGGGCAGCGACATTTGGCTCGCCCTTGCCTGGTGTGTCGGCATCCTCGTCATCGCGTACATATTCGCCATGGCAACCTACCGCCGCAGGGTCGCCTAATACGCATCACGGCGCGCGGGGCCCCGTCTTCAAAACCGGGGCCCGGTTGTGGCAGCGGATCATGAGTGCAGGTGGGAGGATGGGCGCATGGAATTGCATATCACTGGCGACCCCGCCGCCGACCAACTGCTCAGCGATGACGCGTTCGCACTTCTCATCGGCATGCTGCTTGACCAACAGGTGACCATGGAGTCTGCGTTTGCCGGACCTGAAAAAATCCGGACGCGCATCGGATCCATGGCCCCTGCCGCAATCGCCGAATACGACCCGGCAGGCTTCGTTGAAATCTTCAAGGAGCGTCCGTCCGTCCACCGC
Proteins encoded:
- a CDS encoding DUF1048 domain-containing protein translates to MAAGWIEQLTGSLEQKKQYRQYKTRVERLPADYRAAATALERYLMYFGAITKGDVLVSMLGDLADLFEQSAADGTPIREIVGNDPVEFAETFMQNYTGGQWINKERERLIKAIDAAAGEVAEEKDS
- a CDS encoding ABC transporter ATP-binding protein, with the protein product MTSASITREPAIRVQGMEKSYKDLHVLRGVDFDVAPGTIFALLGSNGAGKTTVVNILSTLLKADAGTASVNGFDVATQAAEVRESISLTGQFAAVDEILSGRENLVLVARLRHLKDPRTIAADLLDRFSLTDAAARKVATYSGGMRRRLDIAMSLIGTPPVIFLDEPTTGLDPQARIEVWQAVKELAGRGTTVLLTTQYLDEAEQLADRIAILHEGRIIVNGTLTELKQLLPPAKVEYVEKQPTLEDVFLAIVGDNDNDDAVTAATARASKELR
- a CDS encoding ABC transporter permease, whose translation is MTTHFFGDTAVLLGRSLRHIARSMDTIITTAIMPIAFMLLFVYVFGGAINSGSDSYVSYLLPGILLITIASGISYTAYRLFLDMKSGIFERFQSMPIARSSVLWAHVLTSLVANLISLVVVVLVALLMGFRSGAGVLAWLAVAGILVLFILALTWIAVIPGLTAKSVDGASAFSYPLIFLPFISSAFVPTATMPGPVRAFAEHQPVTSIVNALRDLFTEQPVGSDIWLALAWCVGILVIAYIFAMATYRRRVA
- a CDS encoding AMP-binding protein, producing MFASPYPDVEIPEATLYDYLFGGLSVEDLDRVALIDGTAGGETTYRELVTRIDALAGWLASQDAGPGTTAGLFCPNIPAFAVVFHGILRAGAAVTTVNALYTADEVGRQLVDAGASWLFTVSPFLERARAAAQAAGIPAERLVVLDGGDAAAAAGHPSLAEALGAGLPAPDVRVDPHATAVIPYSSGTSGIPKGVMLSQYNLVANVAQNSGFGLTPDDVLLAVLPFFHIYGLTVLLNLAFAERAQLVTMPKFDFPEFLRITQDYRCTYLFIAPPIAVPLAKHPLVDQYDLSSVRVVVSGAAPLDGKLGAAVVRRLGCVMLQGYGMTELSPVSHSIPLQDANTVPLDSVGYPIPNTECKLLDIATDEEIPLPSEGETGRGQLLVRGPQVMLGYLNRPDATAATIDPDGFLRTGDIATVTAGGVVTIVDRLKELIKYKGYQIAPAELEALLLTHPRIADAAVIGVPADDGEEVPKAFVVRQAGAELGDEDVMVFVAEHAAPFKRVRFVEFVDAIPKSASGKILRRELRARG
- a CDS encoding glycosyltransferase, with the protein product MVKVRMIVPANVRHRSGGNIYNARLVESLRAQGAEVAVHSLDGGWPSGTATDKSHLAAALAGDNLSICIVDGLIATGAPTEIETATAAGRRVWVLLHMPVSGELDLEMRALRAATGLLCTGSGTAEAAKRCGLPNVHAATAGADRPGKRAIPRGPGGKPGPSGASEAPHFIMVGALLPNKDQILFVEALARIKDLAWTAAIVGSTTADPSYASAVRERIFRHGLEKRVELRGEHSGPALEEQWLRADLSLLVSHSESFGMVVQESLAYGIPVVVRKGTGAVEALGAHGAGEAIDLAPGTGSLAEMLQRWLSDSALRKRWQDAAAAASQVLPRWEETACEVLRIVAGTRH
- a CDS encoding PEP/pyruvate-binding domain-containing protein yields the protein MTYIYNLRDVGSADLAMAGGKGVGLGGLVQAGVPVPPGFVLNTAAYSAFVDANHLGAGIQELAALSPQATPQDYEDASERIRALFAGGTMPTGMADELGAAYRSLGNGDEAVAVRSSATAEDLASASFAGQQETYLNIRGAEALAVAVRDCWASLWTARAMAYRVREGIGPEAVRLAVVVQQMVEAEAAGVMFTANPSNGRRDQIVIGAAWGLGESVVSGTVTTDDVVVDAGTERVLSRRTADKETMTVYAGGGQGTTEQPVPAARRNQPVLDDGAAAALARYGTRIADHFGVPQDIEWARDGGEFFILQSRPITALPEPAADIPDTWPVPYPKGLYFRASIVEQLPDPLSPLFADLIDGSVTRSLKALMNEAVGSDVVRDGDVGLPTVNGYAYYYYRTSGMWRVMGKAPAAMLALARGEAHMGVDGWREFSSPLPAGDQRMVGKVDRGALGWGTA
- a CDS encoding PEP-utilizing enzyme; this encodes MIKGWSEKSIGELSGGELLEGVRTLLDAGTVYYTAVESVIPIAAVSEISFRAYYDKLVRRQGDPPAETFLLGYDSEPIRAEKSLYDLAGWAREVQGLAPAILKESTATLAESQRTGLPPAGMDQALWEQWHPRFQAHLDRFGHAVYNLDFLSPLPADDPAALLDTVKFYLRGQGNDPHERQRLSAARREDETERMLARLRQGRLGRNRRAAFLRLLRWAQKSAPIREDALADVGLAWPLIRRMLLELGQRLAGSGVISRAADVFWLREQELRTAVEFGLAGEGTITGTERPVRAEAIEERKMLWRGQAKAAAPQLLPESRWMERTFGGMMPARSQQQQGDVIKGVGASSGRVTAPARVLSGPQDFALMMPGDVLVARITTPAWTSLFAMASAVVTDVGGPLSHSSIVAREYGIPAVLGTGVATQRIASGQRIRVDGDAGIVTIEGLPSGK
- a CDS encoding PadR family transcriptional regulator, which encodes MGKQMTEMLRGTLEGIVLALLTGNPAYGYEITALLRAKGFSDIAEGTVYALLVRIEQKGLVDVEKRPSEKGPPRKVYSLNEQGKKELDEFWNTWSFLSERLEQLRKGGK